In the genome of Pirellulales bacterium, the window CATTTACTTGTGCACCAACGGCATGTTCATCCGCAAGAAGCTGGCCAGCTTCCAACCGACCAGCCGCTTTTTCTGGAACGTGCATCTCGACGGCATGGAGGAGACGCACGACCTGGCGGTGGAGCGGAAGGGGGTGTTCAACGAAGCGGTCGAGGGGATCAAGGCGGCCAAGCAGGCCGGCTTTTTGGTTTGCACGAACACCACGATTTACAAAGAAACCGACATGCACGAGATCGCCGTGCTGTTGGCGTACCTGACCGAGCTCGGCGTGGACGGCTTCATGCTCTCGCCGGCGTTCGGCTATCAGTCGGTGCAGAACACCAACCCGGACGGCGCCGCGGAAATCTTCATGACGCGCGACGACGTGCATGCGAAGTTCCGCGAGGCGAAGCACCTGCTCAAGCGTTTCAAGTTGAACACGTCGCCGGTGTATCAGGAGTTTCTGCGAGGCGAACGCGACCTGCGCTGCGCGGCCTGGGCGAACCCCACCCGCAATATTCGCGGCTGGAAAGGGCCGTGCTACCTGATTACCGACCGACACTACAAGACGCACAAGGAGTTGGTCCAACTGACCGACTGGGACAAACTGGGGCAAGGCAACGACCCGCGTTGCGAAAACTGCATGATGCACTGCGGCTTTGAGCCGGCGGCGGTGCTGGGGGTCAACAAGCGCCTGGGCGACACCTTGAAGATGGCGCTCTGGCAGTTGACGTAACCATTCGGCTCCGTCCGCTTGGCTCGTCGCGTGTTCACCCTCGCCTTGGCGTCGCGTAAGCTCAAGGGGGACTCGTCTTCTTTTTGGTTCTAGGCAGGGCCGATGCTACGCCTGTTGATGCAGCGCTGGTTGCGCGACGCCGCACGCGAGGCGGTGCTCAAACAGGCGACCGCAGGCGCGGAGCCTGTTGATTTGGGCTGCGAGATCGGGTTTGTCTTTGCCATGGGCATGGAAGCCGCCGGACTGTTGGACCAGCTTGGCGAGGCGCGGCATGTGCGAGGCGATGGCTTTCGCGCCACGGTGGGGACATTGGCCGGACGGCGCGTGGGGCTGGTGGTGACTGGCATGCGGCGCGACGCCGCGCGCCGTGGGACCTTGGCGCTGGTCGAAGGCCATCGT includes:
- the hpnH gene encoding adenosyl-hopene transferase HpnH; translation: MRFPFSLTRTMTSYLLKKRMSGEEKYPLVLMLEPLHACNLTCTGCGRIREYSTNLKDKLSIDECLAAVDECGAPVVSICGGEPMIYPGIEELVAKILERKKHIYLCTNGMFIRKKLASFQPTSRFFWNVHLDGMEETHDLAVERKGVFNEAVEGIKAAKQAGFLVCTNTTIYKETDMHEIAVLLAYLTELGVDGFMLSPAFGYQSVQNTNPDGAAEIFMTRDDVHAKFREAKHLLKRFKLNTSPVYQEFLRGERDLRCAAWANPTRNIRGWKGPCYLITDRHYKTHKELVQLTDWDKLGQGNDPRCENCMMHCGFEPAAVLGVNKRLGDTLKMALWQLT